The DNA window CAGCGTTGCGCCGATGCCCTGGATCGCGTACGAACCGGCTTTGTCCAACGGCTCGCCAGTCGCGACATAGCGCCTGATCTGCCGTTCGTTCAACGGCTTCATATGAACGCGGGTTACGCGGTGGGAAACGACGGTTTTGCCCGTCCCCGGCTCCGTTAAAGCGACGCCGCTGAACACTTCGTGCGTTTTTCCCTGCAAACGCGCAAGCATCGCCGCCGCATCTT is part of the Bacilli bacterium genome and encodes:
- a CDS encoding Maf family protein: DAAAMLARLQGKTHEVFSGVALTEPGTGKTVVSHRVTRVHMKPLNERQIRRYVATGEPLDKAGSYAIQGIGATLIDSIEGCYFNVVGLPLSLLSDMLEQFGLNVLEN